One window of Esox lucius isolate fEsoLuc1 chromosome 25, fEsoLuc1.pri, whole genome shotgun sequence genomic DNA carries:
- the LOC117594085 gene encoding C-type lectin domain family 6 member A-like, with translation MLSVKCPYELKEFGNSSYCISTTINNWENANQDCRNRGTKLVIINNQEEQKFLISLNINTWIGLSDIETEGTWRWVDGTPLTTAYWGPQQPDNSGGTEVEEDCVEIVNWNRDPVKMWNDMTCNTERNWICEAVKD, from the exons ATGTTATCAG tgaaatgtCCATATGAACTGAAAGAGTTTGGTAACAGCAGCTATTGCATCTCCACGACGATAAATAACTGGGAAAATGCAAACCAGGACTGTCGGAATAGAGGGACCAAGCTAGTCATCATAAACAACCAAGAGGAACAG AAATTCCTCATTTCATTAAACATAAATACTTGGATCGGTCTGTCTGACATAGAGACTGAGGGGACATGGAGATGGGTGGATGGCACACCTCTGACTACAGC GTACTGGGGACCACAACAGCCTGATAATAGTGGTGGCACCGAAGTAGAGGAGGACTGTGTTGAGATTGTGAATTGGAATAGAGATCCTGTAAAGATGTGGAATGACATGACATGTAACACTGAACGTAACTGGATTTGTGAAGCAGTCAAAGATTAA